GCTAATTGTGGCAAATGCTGAATTAGCAAAACAGTTACGATGCAAAATTAACGATCCATTATTTAAAATTTCTAATCACTATTTTGATATTAATAGAGAACCAATAGCCATTGAATATAAGTTTGCTAGTAATACTAAATATGTGGTTGATTTCACCTAGGAGGTACTCAAATGATTAAATTATTACGTGTTGATCACCGTTTAGTTCACGGTCAGGTCGTTGTTTCATGGTTTGAAAATGTTGGAGCTAATACAATTTTAGTTGCCAATGATGCTGTAGCAGGTGATGAACTTCGTAAATCAGCAATTCGTTTAGCTAAGCCAGAAAACGCAAAATTGGTAATGAAGTCTGTTGATGACAGTATTGAAGCAATTAACTCGGGTGTAACGGATAAATATCAAATGTTAATCGTTGTTGAATCCGTTGCGGATGCAGAAAAATTAATCCGAGGCACTCAAGGAAAAATAACTAGCCTTAACTTAGGAGGAACTAAACCTCGTGATGGAACTAAGAATTACTCTAAAACGATCAATTTAACAGAATTAGAATCAGAACTATTAGCTGGATTACAGCAAGATGGTGTTGAAGTTTATATACAACAAATACCAAATGAATCTAAGCAGAAATTTGAAAAATAGACTAAAAGGAATACAAAATGAGTATTGTTATTACAGCAATTATTTTGGCCTTGATTGCTATGTTAGCTAATGGTGAATATTTTTTAGGTTCATCAATGTTATCAAGACCTCTCGTTACCTGTACTTTAGCAGGACTAGTAATGGGAGATATCACACAAGGTATTATTATTGGTGCAACCTTAGAATTAGCCTTTGTTGGTTCATTTTCCATTGGGGCATCTATCCCACCAGAAATTATATCAGGTAGTGTACTAGGAACTGCTTTTGCAATTGGAGCAGGTAAAAGTACGGCTGTCGCTCTAACTTTGGGAATTCCTATTGCCTCTCTGGTACTAATTGTTAAAAACTTATGTTTCTTATTTATTTTACCTTACTTTGTTCATAAAGCAGATAGGTATGCGAGCGAAGGAAACGGTAAAGGGGTTGATCGGATGAATATCTTCGGTGGTTTCTTTTCCATCAACCTCCCAATTGGATTAGTAGTTGGATTTTCTTATCTATTTGGTAGTGAAGCAATCAAAGGCTTGCTTGACGTTATTCCAGATTTTGTCATTAATGGTTTAGGTATCGCAACGGGCTTATTACCTGCATTTGGTTTTGCTATGTTAATGAAAATTATGATTAAGAAAACCAATGCAACATTCTTTATTCTTGGTTTTGCTGTAGCAGTATATATGAAAGTACCTGTCACTGGTGTTGCCATTTTTGGCGCGTGTATGGCGTTAATTCTTACTGGTTACTCTTCATTTACCGGTAAAAAATTAACAACCTCAGACAATCAAGAAGTTAATAATCATTCAGGCAATGCTTTAGTAGGACAGGAGATCAACTATGAAAATGAAGAATTCTAAACTA
The sequence above is drawn from the Gilliamella apicola genome and encodes:
- a CDS encoding PTS sugar transporter subunit IIB yields the protein MIKLLRVDHRLVHGQVVVSWFENVGANTILVANDAVAGDELRKSAIRLAKPENAKLVMKSVDDSIEAINSGVTDKYQMLIVVESVADAEKLIRGTQGKITSLNLGGTKPRDGTKNYSKTINLTELESELLAGLQQDGVEVYIQQIPNESKQKFEK
- a CDS encoding PTS mannose/fructose/sorbose/N-acetylgalactosamine transporter subunit IIC, with translation MSIVITAIILALIAMLANGEYFLGSSMLSRPLVTCTLAGLVMGDITQGIIIGATLELAFVGSFSIGASIPPEIISGSVLGTAFAIGAGKSTAVALTLGIPIASLVLIVKNLCFLFILPYFVHKADRYASEGNGKGVDRMNIFGGFFSINLPIGLVVGFSYLFGSEAIKGLLDVIPDFVINGLGIATGLLPAFGFAMLMKIMIKKTNATFFILGFAVAVYMKVPVTGVAIFGACMALILTGYSSFTGKKLTTSDNQEVNNHSGNALVGQEINYENEEF